The following coding sequences are from one Gossypium hirsutum isolate 1008001.06 chromosome A12, Gossypium_hirsutum_v2.1, whole genome shotgun sequence window:
- the LOC107929901 gene encoding desiccation-related protein PCC13-62: protein MANPSCLLYAFLLLVAFQSTMINANTVIHTPQCRPVAASSNEKIIFSVNLLLYQAQFLLHASIGVGINDVSPGLVQGPAPIGATTANFSNSVRRVIEEVGLVTVGHLRALVQAEILDAPITSPLIDVSAEAYAAFVNVAFNVSTLTPPFNIYANSPSFVAAAKGFSAFIQQYYAGIIPSIVGNDLQQLVTGIGLSQAVGLGVLRTLLNDVINSTVQPYTFTAAELSNRTSEVVNQLGGCGVKAEGLIVPLQLGAENRTTSNVVPADVNSLAYVRFEREILRIVYGTGNATMPGGLYPGGFIGSLNRRIRDLQLS from the exons ATGGCCAACCCATCATGCTTATTATATGCGTTTCTTTTACTTGTTGCATTTCAATCTACCATGATTAATGCCAATACTGTTATTCATACACCTCAATGCAGACCAGTAGCTGCTTCCtccaacgaaaagatcatattcTCTGTGAACTTGCTCTTATATCAAGCGCAGTTTCTTCTCCATGCTTCAATTGGTGTTGGCATCAATGATGTATCACCAGGTCTGGTCCAAGGTCCTGCTCCCATTGGAGCCACCACTGCTAATTTCAGTAACTCCGTCCGTAGGGTTATTGAGGAAGTTGGTTTAGTTACTGTTGGCCATCTCAG gGCTCTCGTACAAGCCGAAATACTGGATGCTCCAATAACAAGCCCACTAATAGATGTCAGCGCAGAAGCATATGCCGCATTTGTGAACGTGGCTTTCAATGTCTCTACTTTGACTCCTCCATTCAATATTTACGCCAACAGCCCCAGCTTTGTGGCCGCAGCGAAAGGTTTTTCTGCATTTATACAACAATATTACGCCGGAATTATACCTTCGATTGTGGGCAACGATCTACAACAG cTGGTGACTGGAATCGGGCTCAGCCAAGCAGTAGGATTAGGAGTTCTCCGAACACTACTTAACGATGTGATCAATTCAACAGTGCAGCCATACACATTCACAGCGGCGGAGCTTAGCAACCGTACTTCAGAAGTGGTTAACCAGCTTGGGGGATGTGGTGTGAAAGCTGAAGGTTTGATTGTGCCATTGCAACTTGGAGCAGAGAATCGAACTACCAGTAACGTCGTGCCAGCTGATGTCAACTCCCTTGCGTATGTACGGTTTGAACGTGAGATCTTGAGGATAGTATATGGAACCGGTAACGCCACCATGCCTGGTGGACTTTATCCAGGTGGTTTCATTGGGTCACTTAATCGACGCATTCGTGACTTGCAACTTAGCTAA